A genomic window from Montipora capricornis isolate CH-2021 chromosome 8, ASM3666992v2, whole genome shotgun sequence includes:
- the LOC138059243 gene encoding potassium voltage-gated channel subfamily A member 2-like, with protein MTETHNSTSSTPNPMVGNGEKGRRIVINVSGLRFETYDKTLGQFPETLLGCAAKRDFYYDSENNEYFFDRNRWSFEAILFFFQSNGKLVRPSGVPFYVFAEEVKFFELGKEHLQRLEIAEGYITDDKPILPTNLTQRRVWEFFEYPDSSLAARVLALWSVSVILLSIVVFCLETLPDFRCSKDSDGPGCNKNSGDKNWSSTNVTDAKNDGEPDHDVWFVIEILCITWFTFEYVVRLLSAPQKLVFIRSFLNIIDLVAILPYYITLPMNEARVTNRSFTLLAMLRVIRLVRVFRIFKLSRHSKGLQVLGYTLRSSSRELAMLVFFLFIGVVLFASAVYYAEQGSQSNFESIPDAFWWAVVTMTTVGLPQGKS; from the exons ACAATTCCACTTCCTCAACACCAAATCCAATGGTCGGAAACGGTGAAAAAGGGCGAAGAATTGTTATAAATGTAAGTGGACTGCGCTTTGAGACGTACGATAAAACGCTTGGTCAATTCCCTGAGACTCTTCTTGGTTGTGCGGCAAAGAGGGACTTCTACTATGACAGCGAAAACAATGAGTATTTTTTTGACAGAAATCGATGGTCGTTCGaggcaattttatttttttttcagtccaaTGGGAAACTTGTGCGGCCAAGTGGAGTTCCCTTTTACGTTTTCGCCGAGGAAGTCAAATTCTTTGAGCTCGGCAAAGAACATCTTCAAAGGCTAGAAATAGCAGAAGGGTATATAACTGATGATAAACCAATTTTACCAACAAACCTAACTCAGAGAAGGGTATGGGAGTTTTTTGAATATCCCGATAGCTCTTTAGCAGCGAGGGTATTAGCATTGTGGTCCGtctctgtaattttgttatCCATCGTCGTTTTCTGCCTGGAGACATTACCGGACTTTCGATGTAGCAAGGATTCAGACGGGCCAGGATGCAACAAAAATTCTGGCGACAAAAATTGGTCCTCGACCAATGTAACTGACGCAAAGAACGATGGCGAACCTGATCACGATGTTTGGTTTGTGATTGAAATTTTGTGCATAACTTGGTTCACTTTTGAATATGTGGTACGGTTACTGTCTGCACCACAAAAGCTGGTCTTTATTCGCTCCTTTCTAAACATTATTGACTTAGTGGCAATTCTGCCTTACTACATTACGCTGCCGATGAATGAGGCGCGTGTTACAAATAGATCGTTTACATTGTTAGCGATGCTTCGCGTCATCCGTCTTGTTCGAGTTTTTCGCATCTTCAAGTTGTCCCGTCACTCTAAAGGCCTGCAAGTACTGGGCTATACTTTGCGCTCAAGTTCCAGGGAATTAGCCATGCTAGTGTTTTTTCTCTTCATTGGCGTGGTTTTGTTCGCCAGTGCTGTTTACTACGCCGAGCAAGGGAGCCAGAGTAACTTTGAAAGCATACCGGATGCATTTTGGTGGGCTGTAGTTACCATGACAACTGTCGG ACTACCCCAAGGAAAAAGTTGA